The DNA segment ATCCTGCTGCTGGTGTTCAGCGTCGTGGCCGTGCTCGACACGTTTGGGATTGACGTGACGACGGGGATTGCCGCGCTCGGCATCGGCGGTATCGCGCTGGCGCTCGGCGCGCAGAAGACGGTCGAAAACCTGGTCGGCAGCGTCACCGTCATTGCCGATCGTCCGGTGCAGGTGGGTGATTTCTGCCGCGTGGGCGATGTGGTTGGCACGGTGGAGGATGTCGGCATCCGATCCACCCGCATCCGCACCAATGACCGCACGGTTGTCACCATTCCCAATGGCGACTTTTCCTCGCGCCAGATCGAGAATTTCGCGAAGCGCGACCGCTTCCTCTTCGCGCCGACGATCGGCATCGAATATAGCAACGCTGCCGACAAGGTGCGCGAGGCCGTCGCCATCATCGAAAAGGTACTGCAAAGCCATGACAAGGTGCTGCAGGATGGTCCGCGCGCACGCTTCACCGCCTTCGGTGAAAGCTCGCTGGATATCGAGGTCTTCTCCTACATCAATGTCAGCGACTTCGGCGAAAGCACGGTGGTCCGCCAGGAATTGCTGTTGTCGATCTATGAGGGGCTGACCGCCGCCGGGATCGGCATCGCCTTTCCCACTCGCACCGTCTTCCTGGCCAGTGTCGATGCGCCTGAGGCATCCTCAGGCCCGGTTGATCGTTCATGAGCGGCCTCTACCCCCGACAACACTCCCAACAAGGGCTCGACCTGATGGAAGCAGCGGACGTCTTCACCACGCTGGAGATCGAACTCAAACCCGATCCCTCGCGCACCGTGATCCGCCCGTTCAGCTTCGCCTATCCCGAACCGTTCGGCAACGATCGGCCCAAACGGATGCAGCAGGTCGCCGACCGGCTGTTGTCGCTCGACAAGCCCATGCGCCAGCGGATGCGCAACCTAATCGAAAAGCCGATGCATGAGCGCCATCGCAATGCTGACGCGACGTTCCTGCGCCGTTTCGACGATGTTGCCGGCGACCTCCAATTGCCGGGACAACTGGACGAGACGGACCGGCTGCTGATCGGCGCCTATTTCAGCCAGGAATATGCGTTCGAATCCGCGGCCTTGTTCAACCCCAGCATCATCCGTCTGCCCGACGCCGACATAGAGGATGACGAACTGCCCTTCCTCCTCTCGCTGCGCGGGATCGGGGAAGGACATATCTCGTCCGTCACCTTCCGCACTGGCCGGTGGAATGGCGGCAACACGATCGTCGTCGATGCAGCCAGCGAGCACGGCATGCCGCCGCGGCTCGACAAGGAACTGGACGGCTGGATGCGTTTGCTCTGCACCGACAGCGCGGACGTATCGGAAACCGTGCTGTTCCCCGTGCTGCCCAGCCAGCGATCCGGGATCGAGGACCTGAGGCTGGTCAACTTCACCGACGACGACGGCACGCAGAGCGTGATCGGCACTTATACGGCGTTCGACGGCATGACCGCGCGTGCCGAGCTACTGCGCGGCATAGACATGCGCACGGTGGAGATGCGCCCGCTGACCGGCAAGATGGCCGGGTACAAGGGCATGGCGCTCTTTCCGCGGCGGATTGACGGGCAGTTCGTGATGCTCGGGCGGCAGGACAACGAGAATATCTGGCTGCTGCGGTCTGACAGGCTGGAGCAATGGGACAGCGGCGAGCGGATCATGGGGCCGAAATATCCTTGGGAATTCGTTCAGATGGGCAATTGCGGCTCACCGATCGAAATCGACGAAGGATGGCTCGTCTTCACCCACGGCGTAGGCCTGGTGCGAGGCTATTGTGTGGGGGCCTGCCTGCTGGACAAGGCCGATCCCTGCAAGGTGCTGGCCCGAACTCCCTCCCCGCTCCTGTTCCCCAGCGCGGAGCAGCGCGGCGGCTATGTTCCCAATGTCACCTACAGCTGCGGTGCGCTGCTCCATCATCGGCGCATCCTGCTGCCTTATGCCATCGGAGACGAATTTAGCGCCTTCGCGGTCGGCAGTGTCGATGACCTGCTTTCGGTGATGGCGCCCGCCTAAGCGGCGCGGGCAGAAATGACCGCGTCACCGGGGTGCGAACGGGTCCGATGACGAGGCGGGAGCGTCCGGGCCGGTTGAGCTCTGCACGCGAACTTGCAAGCCGATGGATGACAGCGCCGCCGCCAGCCCCCACATGGGGCGCATGCGTCGCCAACCAAGCATCATCCGCGTCATCGACCTAGAGACCACTGGCAACGCCCCGCCCCAGCATGGGGTTTGCGAAATCGGATGGCAGGATGTCGCCCTGGGGGCGGACGGCCGCTGGGAGCTGTATGGCGAAGGCGGGCAGCGGCTGGTCAATCCGGGAAGGTCGATGCCGCCGATCACGCAGGCGATCCATCATATCCGTGATGAGGACGTGGCCGATGCACCATGGTGGCACGACGTCGCCCGCAACGTCCTTGACCCTTATCCGCGCCGCGTGGCGCTTGCCGCGCATCGCGCCGACTTCGAACAGCAATTCTGCACCCCCGCGCTTACTCACGGCGCGGAGTGGATCTGCACCTGGAAGTGCGCGCTGCGGCTGTGGCCCGATTCTCCCAGCTTCTCGAACCAGGTGCTGCGCTATTGGCGCAAGCCGGCAGGGTTGGATCACGAGCGGGGTCTGCCAGCCCACCGCGCCTTTCCGGACGCCTATGTCACGGCCCATCATCTGCGCGACCAACTAAACGAGGCAAGCGTCGCGCAATTGCTCGAATGGTCGAGCATTCCGGCCCTTCTGCCGCGCGTGCGCTTCGGCCCCGATCGTGGCAAGCCGTGGAACGAGATCGAGGAAGAAAGCCTCGTCAAGTTTCTGACCGATCGCGATCCCGATGTGCGGTTCACCGCCGAAACGGAGCTGGCGCGTCGCCGTGGCGGCGGGCTGGTCGGCCGCATGAGCGCGCAGGAACTGCTGCTTTGACTCAGGTCAAGGCAGCACCTCTGGCGTTTTTCCCGATCCGCTCCTAGACGCAGCAGCGATGGCCGGGGAACGGGGGCAAAGCTTCGCTGCGGGCGAAGGCAGGATTGGGCGCGTGCTGATTGGCTTCATGGCCATCGGCTTTCTCGCGCTGATCGCGGCTGGCATCGCCGCTGCCTGGGTGACGGGCGAGTTGGCGCGGCACAGCCAGGCCGTGTCCCATACCTATGAAGTCGAGCTGGCGATCGCCGACACACGGCGGCTGATCGAGCAGGGCGAGACGACACGGCGCGGCTTCCTGCTTTCGCCCGAGACGACCAGCTTTCTTGATTCCTATACCGATGCGGCAAACGCCTTGCCCCGCTTCGCCAAGAAGCTGCGCCAGCTCACCTACGACAATCCCCGCCAGCAATCGAACGTTCGCAAGTTGGAACAGCAATTGCGGGAACTGGTGGCGCTGCGCACGCGAAGCGTCGAGCTCATCGTCGACGGCAGGATCTCGGAAGCCAATGAGCTCTTCCAGGCGGAACTGAGCAGCACACGACTGGGCAACATCCGCAAGATCTTCGACGCCATGGCCCGCGAGGAGCGCAAGCTGCTGGCCAGCCGCGACGCGCAGCAGGAACGCAGCCTCAACCTGTTCTACACCGTGCTGGCGGTCGCGGGTATATTGCTGGTCGCCGTCGCGCTGGCATCACTGCTGGTCGTGGTGCGCTACACCACCGACCTCGCGCAATCGCGCGAACAGCTTCAGCAGCTGAACGAAAGCCTCGAAGCGATCGTCGTGGATCGGACGGCGGACCTGTCACGCGCCAATGACGAGATCCAGAGATTTGCCTATATCGTGAGCCACGACCTTCGTTCACCACTGGTGAACGTGATGGGGTTCACCGCTGAACTGGAAGCCGCAACGGCCGCGCTGCGCGAGATGGTTCAGCAGGTGCAACAGGACGCGCCCGATCTTCTTACCGAGGATGCGCGCCTGGCAGCGCAAGAGGATCTGCCCGAGGCGATTGGTTTCATCCGCACCTCCACGCAGAAGATGGACCGGCTGATCAACGCCATCCTTGCCCTGTCGCGGCAAGGCCGCCGCGTGCTTGCACCCGAGCTGCTCGACCTCACTCGCATGGTCGATCAGATCCGCGACTCCATGGCCCACCGGCTTGACGAGACCGGCGCCAGCATCGAGGTGGACGGCACCTTGCCGCGGCTCGTCAGCGACCGGGTGGCGATCGAACAGATCCTTTCCAACCTGATCGAGAATGCGGTGAAATACCGGCATCCCGATCGGCCCGTCGAGGTACAGGTCAGCGGCGGCACGGCTGGCGACCGGGTGTGGATCACCGTATCCGATAATGGCCGCGGTATCGATCCGCGGGATCATGAACGCGTGTTCGACCTGTTCCGCCGTTCGGGTGCGCAGGACCAGCCCGGCGAAGGGATTGGCCTGGCCCATGTGCGCGCCCTCGCCTATCGCCTCGGCGGTACGATTACCTTGCGCTCGGCGCTTGGCGAAGGGGCAACCTTCCGCTTATCGCTTCCGCCGACGCTGAGCCTGCAGGAAAAGTCTTGAGATGAACGCACATCAATCCGTCAGCATCGTGATGATCGAGGATGACGAAGGTCACGCCCGCCTCATCGAGAAGAATATTCGCCGCGCAGGCATTCTGAACGACATCAAGCACTTCCTCGACGGGACAAGCGCGCTCGACTACCTTTTCAACGCGCCCGAAGGCCCGATGCTGAACGGCCCCGCGCTGGTGCTGCTCGACCTCAACCTGCCCGACATGAGCGGGACGGACATTCTGGCGAAGATCAAGCAGTCGGAAGGGCCGGTGAAGCGCACGCCCGTCGTGGTGCTCACCACCACGGACGACAGCCGCGAGATCCAGCGCTGCTACGATCTGGGCGCCAACGTCTACATCACCAAGCCGGTGAACTATGAGAGCTTCGCGCAGGCGATCCGCCAGCTGGGTCTGTTCCTGTCCGTCATCCAGGTTCCCGACATCGAGGGATGAGCCAGATCGTGGCCCTGATCGCATCATCGCTTGAGGCCACGGTTCACGCACGCGTGGTCCGGTGCGATCCGGTCATGGTGGCCTGATGGACCGCATCCTCTACATCGACGATGATGAAGGCATCCGGCGCCTGGCCTCGCGCGCGCTCGCGCGCCGGGGCTGGGATGTCACCACCGCGGAAGGCGGCGAGCTCGGCGTGCGCATCGCCGCTGAGCAGAAGTTCAACCTAGTCGCCGTCGATCATTACATGCCGGGGATCGATGGGCTGGAAACGCTCGCCCGATTGCGCGAGCTGCCCGATCCGCCGAGCGTCGTCTATGTCACCGGATCGGAGGAACAGCGGGTTGCGGTCGCCGCATTGCGCGCCGGTGCATCGGACTATGTCGTCAAATCGGTGGGCGACGATTTCTTCGACCTGCTCGACGCATCCTTTCGCGCCGTGGTCTCCCATGCGCAGCTTGAGAAGCAGAAATCGGCGGCCGAGGAGTCGCTCCGCGTGTCCAACGCGCGGCTCGAGGCTTTGCTTGCCGAGGTCAATCACCGCGTCGCCAATTCGCTGCAGCTCGTGTCGGCCATGGTGCGGCTTCAGGCTGGCGCGCTCAGCGATCCAGGCGCCCGTGCCGCGCTGGAGGACACGCAGCGTCGGATCAGCGCCATCGCACAGGTGCACCGCCGCCTCTACACGGGCGGCGACGTGGAGCATGTCGACATGCGCGAGTATCTCGGCACTCTGGTTGATGAACTGGCGGAAACCTGGTCGACGGTTGATCGCCCGCGCGCGCTCCGGCTGGTGGCAGATGCAATCCGGCTGCCCACGGACCGCGCGGTCTCGCTGGGTGTCATCGTCACTGAACTGGTGAGCAACGCCTGCAAATACGCCTATCCCGCCGGAAGCGGCGAGGTGCGCGTCGCACTGCATCGGGAAGGCGAAGACGTGTTCCTGCTGGCGGTGGAAGATGATGGCGTCGGCATGTCCGGCGGCATCTCGCCGGGGGGCACGGGCGTCGGCACGAAGCTGATCCGCGCCATGGCGCAGAGCCTCCAGTCGAACGTCGAATATGATCCCGCGCACCGCGGCACCCGCGCCATTCTGCGTGCCGCCCTGGCCTGATCGCAACGCCCGCCGCTTTCGTAGCGGTGATGAAAATCGCTGCGTTTCAGCCTAGAAGGCCGGCCAGCCCAATTGAGGAGCCCGCAATGAAGACCCGTGCCGCCGTCGCGTTCGAAGCGAAAAAGCCGCTGGAGATCGTCGAGCTCGACCTCGAAGGGCCGAAGGCCGGCGAGGTGCTGGTCGAGATCATGGCGACCGGCATCTGCCACACGGACGCCTATACCCTTGACGGCCTTGATTCCGAGGGCATCTTCCCGTCGATCCTGGGCCATGAAGGCTGCGGCATCGTGCGCGAGGTGGGGCCGGGCGTGACAAGCGTCGCGCCGGATGATCACGTCATCCCGCTCTACACGCCCGAATGCCGCCAGTGTAAGTCGTGCCTCAGCCAGAAGACCAACCTGTGCACCGCCATCCGCGCAACTCAGGGCAAGGGGCTGATGCCGGACGGCACCAGCCGCTTCAGCTACAAGGGTCAGCAGATCTTCCACTACATGGGCTGCTCCACCTTCTCGAACTTCACCGTTCTGCCGGAAATCGCAGTGGCGAAGATCCGCACCGACGCGCCGTTTGACACCAGCTGCTACATCGGCTGCGGCGTCACCACTGGTGTTGGCGCGGTAGTGAACACCGCCAAGATGGAGCCGGGCGCGACGGTGATCGTGTTCGGACTGGGCGGCATCGGCCTCAACGTGATTCAGGGCGCCAAATTCGCCGGCGCGGCGCGGATCGTTGGCGTGGACATCAACCCGGACCGGGAGGAATGGGGCCGCAAGTTCGGCATGACCGATTTTGTGAACCCCAAGACTGTCAGTGACATCGTGCAGCATCTGATCGCGATGACCGACGGCGGCGGCGATTATACCTTTGACTGCACGGGCAACACCGTCGTCATGCGCCAGGCGCTGGAAAGCGCGCATCGCGGCTGGGGCGAATCGATCGTCATCGGTGTGGCGGAGGCCGGAAAAGAGATCGCCACGCGCCCATTTCAGCTGGTGACGGGTCGGGTCTGGAAAGGCTCGGCCTTTGGCGGCGCACGCGGCCGCACGGACGTGCCCAAGATCGTCGACTGGTACATGAACGGCCTGATCCAGATCGATCCGATGATCACGCACCGGCTGACGCTTGACGAAATCAACAAGGGTTTTGACCTGATGCATGCGGGCGAGAGCATCCGCAGCGTGGTGGTTTACTGATCCCTCTGGCTGTCAGCGAAGCGGGCGGAAGCGTGAAATGCAGCCGCCCCTCGACTCCCGCTCCGCCGGTGGGCATGACACTCCCCTAATCTAGGGGAGAGGACCGATGTTCAGCCACGTCATGGTTGGATCAAACGATATCGCGCGTTCGCGTAAATTCTACGATGCCCTGTTCGGCTCGCTGGGTGGAAACCCCGCGATCGAGGACGACAAGGGTCGCCTGATCTACATGTTGAACGGCGGACTGTTCCTGGTGACCAAGCCGATTGACGGCGAAGCGGCCACCCACGCCAATGGCGGCACGATCGGTTTCGCCATGTCCGGGCCCGAGCAGGCGGACGCCTGGCACAAGGCGGGCGTTGCGAATGGCGGCGAGGCGATCGAGGATGCACCGGGCGTGCGCTCGG comes from the Sphingomonas sp. OV641 genome and includes:
- a CDS encoding glycoside hydrolase family 130 protein, with protein sequence MEAADVFTTLEIELKPDPSRTVIRPFSFAYPEPFGNDRPKRMQQVADRLLSLDKPMRQRMRNLIEKPMHERHRNADATFLRRFDDVAGDLQLPGQLDETDRLLIGAYFSQEYAFESAALFNPSIIRLPDADIEDDELPFLLSLRGIGEGHISSVTFRTGRWNGGNTIVVDAASEHGMPPRLDKELDGWMRLLCTDSADVSETVLFPVLPSQRSGIEDLRLVNFTDDDGTQSVIGTYTAFDGMTARAELLRGIDMRTVEMRPLTGKMAGYKGMALFPRRIDGQFVMLGRQDNENIWLLRSDRLEQWDSGERIMGPKYPWEFVQMGNCGSPIEIDEGWLVFTHGVGLVRGYCVGACLLDKADPCKVLARTPSPLLFPSAEQRGGYVPNVTYSCGALLHHRRILLPYAIGDEFSAFAVGSVDDLLSVMAPA
- a CDS encoding exonuclease domain-containing protein, which codes for MRRQPSIIRVIDLETTGNAPPQHGVCEIGWQDVALGADGRWELYGEGGQRLVNPGRSMPPITQAIHHIRDEDVADAPWWHDVARNVLDPYPRRVALAAHRADFEQQFCTPALTHGAEWICTWKCALRLWPDSPSFSNQVLRYWRKPAGLDHERGLPAHRAFPDAYVTAHHLRDQLNEASVAQLLEWSSIPALLPRVRFGPDRGKPWNEIEEESLVKFLTDRDPDVRFTAETELARRRGGGLVGRMSAQELLL
- a CDS encoding ATP-binding protein, whose protein sequence is MAGERGQSFAAGEGRIGRVLIGFMAIGFLALIAAGIAAAWVTGELARHSQAVSHTYEVELAIADTRRLIEQGETTRRGFLLSPETTSFLDSYTDAANALPRFAKKLRQLTYDNPRQQSNVRKLEQQLRELVALRTRSVELIVDGRISEANELFQAELSSTRLGNIRKIFDAMAREERKLLASRDAQQERSLNLFYTVLAVAGILLVAVALASLLVVVRYTTDLAQSREQLQQLNESLEAIVVDRTADLSRANDEIQRFAYIVSHDLRSPLVNVMGFTAELEAATAALREMVQQVQQDAPDLLTEDARLAAQEDLPEAIGFIRTSTQKMDRLINAILALSRQGRRVLAPELLDLTRMVDQIRDSMAHRLDETGASIEVDGTLPRLVSDRVAIEQILSNLIENAVKYRHPDRPVEVQVSGGTAGDRVWITVSDNGRGIDPRDHERVFDLFRRSGAQDQPGEGIGLAHVRALAYRLGGTITLRSALGEGATFRLSLPPTLSLQEKS
- a CDS encoding response regulator, with the translated sequence MNAHQSVSIVMIEDDEGHARLIEKNIRRAGILNDIKHFLDGTSALDYLFNAPEGPMLNGPALVLLDLNLPDMSGTDILAKIKQSEGPVKRTPVVVLTTTDDSREIQRCYDLGANVYITKPVNYESFAQAIRQLGLFLSVIQVPDIEG
- a CDS encoding sensor histidine kinase, giving the protein MDRILYIDDDEGIRRLASRALARRGWDVTTAEGGELGVRIAAEQKFNLVAVDHYMPGIDGLETLARLRELPDPPSVVYVTGSEEQRVAVAALRAGASDYVVKSVGDDFFDLLDASFRAVVSHAQLEKQKSAAEESLRVSNARLEALLAEVNHRVANSLQLVSAMVRLQAGALSDPGARAALEDTQRRISAIAQVHRRLYTGGDVEHVDMREYLGTLVDELAETWSTVDRPRALRLVADAIRLPTDRAVSLGVIVTELVSNACKYAYPAGSGEVRVALHREGEDVFLLAVEDDGVGMSGGISPGGTGVGTKLIRAMAQSLQSNVEYDPAHRGTRAILRAALA
- a CDS encoding S-(hydroxymethyl)glutathione dehydrogenase/class III alcohol dehydrogenase, encoding MKTRAAVAFEAKKPLEIVELDLEGPKAGEVLVEIMATGICHTDAYTLDGLDSEGIFPSILGHEGCGIVREVGPGVTSVAPDDHVIPLYTPECRQCKSCLSQKTNLCTAIRATQGKGLMPDGTSRFSYKGQQIFHYMGCSTFSNFTVLPEIAVAKIRTDAPFDTSCYIGCGVTTGVGAVVNTAKMEPGATVIVFGLGGIGLNVIQGAKFAGAARIVGVDINPDREEWGRKFGMTDFVNPKTVSDIVQHLIAMTDGGGDYTFDCTGNTVVMRQALESAHRGWGESIVIGVAEAGKEIATRPFQLVTGRVWKGSAFGGARGRTDVPKIVDWYMNGLIQIDPMITHRLTLDEINKGFDLMHAGESIRSVVVY
- a CDS encoding VOC family protein: MFSHVMVGSNDIARSRKFYDALFGSLGGNPAIEDDKGRLIYMLNGGLFLVTKPIDGEAATHANGGTIGFAMSGPEQADAWHKAGVANGGEAIEDAPGVRSAGFGNLYLAYLRDPDGNKLCAMHRMPS